From one Nonomuraea polychroma genomic stretch:
- a CDS encoding methyltransferase has translation MSSSGKPVWEAIYGLSRFAALAAVAELGCADHLADGPRRVDELADLCGADAPSLHRALREVASMGIVRSTDDGYELTEHGMTLRSGAPGSLRPAVRAIAQEGLWYAIGALTRTVRTGRSAFAERYGSFYAYLDRDPALRTLFDEYMIARTRPYLGTIAASYDFSRFHTLVDVGGGRGHLLAAVLAGHPRLKGVLFDLDHVVPGAARALGERGVADRCRLVAGDFFDSVPPGADAYLLASVLHNWSDQEAVRILRNVRSAMSPGGTLFVLEMVLPDDDSPHPGKDMDIRMLAVFDGGMERTRQEYTTLLRAAGFRLAEVIPLPGSFALVVADGDPGG, from the coding sequence ATGTCGTCTTCAGGGAAACCGGTGTGGGAGGCGATCTACGGTCTCTCACGCTTCGCGGCGCTGGCGGCGGTGGCCGAGCTCGGCTGCGCCGATCATCTCGCGGACGGCCCTCGCAGGGTGGACGAACTGGCCGACCTGTGCGGGGCGGACGCGCCGTCGTTGCATCGTGCCTTGCGTGAGGTGGCGAGCATGGGAATCGTGCGCTCCACTGACGACGGCTACGAGCTCACCGAACACGGAATGACCTTGCGCTCCGGAGCGCCCGGGTCGTTGCGTCCCGCCGTGCGGGCGATCGCCCAGGAGGGGCTCTGGTACGCGATAGGCGCCCTGACCCGGACGGTGCGGACCGGCAGGAGCGCGTTCGCCGAGCGGTACGGGAGCTTTTATGCGTACCTCGACCGCGACCCGGCGCTCAGGACGCTCTTCGACGAGTACATGATCGCGCGTACGCGGCCGTACCTCGGGACGATAGCCGCGAGTTATGACTTCTCCAGATTCCACACACTTGTTGATGTCGGCGGCGGGCGAGGGCATCTGCTGGCCGCGGTGCTGGCCGGGCATCCGCGGCTCAAGGGCGTGCTCTTCGACCTCGACCATGTCGTTCCGGGCGCCGCACGTGCCCTGGGCGAGCGCGGCGTGGCGGACCGATGCCGGCTCGTGGCGGGAGACTTCTTCGACAGTGTCCCGCCAGGTGCCGATGCGTACCTGCTGGCCAGCGTCCTGCACAACTGGTCGGACCAGGAGGCCGTACGGATCCTCCGCAACGTCCGGTCGGCGATGAGCCCGGGCGGGACGCTGTTCGTGCTCGAAATGGTGCTGCCGGACGACGACAGCCCGCATCCTGGCAAGGACATGGACATCAGGATGCTCGCGGTGTTCGACGGCGGGATGGAGCGCACGCGCCAGGAGTACACCACGTTGCTGCGGGCGGCCGGCTTCCGGCTCGCCGAGGTCATCCCCCTGCCCGGGAGCTTCGCTCTCGTCGTGGCCGACGGCGACCCCGGCGGCTGA